The Funiculus sociatus GB2-C1 DNA window TACAAGGTGTCAAAGCTGTCAGTAAAAGTTTGTCTACAAGCAGGACACAAGTATCGTTGACTACCTTTGCTGGTTTTTCCATGTTTGTGAGTTCTGGTGTGACCGCACAGAGGGCATTGCATATGTGAAGAGGGAATTGTCTATCAATACCTAGCGATTATACCCACACTTCGTTGAGGCATGACCTTATCCTCGACTCCACGCGGGATGGTGTAGCACAGATTACCGAAGTGCTGGCGAATCGCAGTGACATCACCAGCGTTCATATTGTTTCCCACGGTGCTGAAGGTAGTTTACAACTGGGAGCGAGTGCGGTTAACTCGGATAATTTGCAAGCTTACAGCAACTCTTTGCAGCAGTGGGCAAGTGCTTTAACAGCTGATGCCGATATTCTTCTGTATGGTTGCGATGTAGCTTCTGGAGGGAGTGGGGGAGCCTTTGTGCAGCAGTTGAGTCAATTAACGGGGGCTGAGGTTGCGGCTTCAGATGACCTTACAGGTAGCGCCGTCTTAGGCGGTGACTGGGATTTAGAAGTAAAAATTGGGGCAATAGAGTCACCAATAGCCTTCCTACCCGCAGCATTAGCAAATTACAACTTTGTTTTACCTGTTAGTTTCGCACCCGCCACCAACATTGGCGTGGCGACAAGTCCCCGTCTAGTCACCGTAGGCGACTTCAACGGCGACGGCAAACAAGACTTGGTAACATCAAACCTTAATTCTAACAACGTTTCAGTCTTGTTAGGTAAAGGCGACGGCACCTTTAACACTGCCAGCAACATTGGCGTTGGAAATGTTCCCGTTTCCGTAGTCATCGGCGACTTCAATGGCGACGGCAAACAGGACTTGGCGACGGCGAACGAAGGCTCTTGGAACGTCTCAATATTATTAGGCAACGGCAACGGTACCTTTAGTAGTGCGGGCAACTTTGCCGTGTGGTCAGCTCCCTATTCCGTTACTGCCGGCGAC harbors:
- a CDS encoding IS1 family transposase, which produces MQCPLCGHTRTHKHGKTSKGSQRYLCPACRQTFTDSFDTL